In the genome of Gordonia rubripertincta, one region contains:
- a CDS encoding DUF5997 family protein, with protein MKPATAAKKLDVYLPATPAEFREGSITRADLAALQADPPEWLKTLRAEGPHPKNLVAAKLGVSNSALVRNGITEALTTAQINDLLAEMPEWLAAERATQVEVRREERRVKSLHEDRRRDREEAENPEA; from the coding sequence ATGAAACCGGCCACCGCCGCCAAGAAGCTGGACGTGTACCTGCCGGCGACCCCCGCGGAGTTCCGCGAGGGTTCCATCACGCGCGCCGATCTCGCCGCCCTGCAGGCCGACCCGCCGGAGTGGCTGAAGACCCTCCGCGCCGAGGGTCCGCACCCGAAGAACCTGGTCGCGGCCAAGCTCGGTGTCTCCAACTCGGCCCTGGTCCGCAACGGGATCACCGAGGCGCTGACCACCGCACAAATCAACGACCTGCTCGCCGAGATGCCCGAGTGGCTCGCCGCCGAGCGCGCGACGCAGGTCGAGGTCCGTCGCGAGGAACGACGCGTGAAGTCCCTCCACGAGGACCGTCGCCGGGACCGTGAGGAAGCCGAGAACCCCGAGGCCTGA